Genomic DNA from Nitratidesulfovibrio vulgaris str. Hildenborough:
CTCTTGCGCAGGATTTGCGAACCATCATCGCCACGATGCGCATCTCGAACGATGTGGAACGTATCGCCGACGAGGCTGCCAATGTCGCAGAGCGCGCCTTGCCGCTGGTGTCGCTGCCTGTGTTGCCTTTCGGTGACCTCTTCACGCCTTTTGCTGAAAGCGTGCTCGCGCAGGTGCGTTTTGCGTGCGCAGCTGTCCGCGATATGGACCCCGATGCCGCGCAACGCCTTCGTGACATGGATGAGGAGGTCGACTTCGGTCTGTATGAACTCTCCACGGCTGTCGTCGCCTTCATGAAAGAGAATCCTGAAGCCATGGAACGGGCGTTGTCGTTCCTTATCATGGCGCGACGCCTTGAACGCATCGCCGACCTTGCGACCAACATCGGTGAAAGCGTCTACTTCGCTGTGCGCGGCATCAATGCCAAACACGCCAGCGTTGAATGCGTGGAGTAGCGGCGACGCGGGTGTGCGTTTTCTGTGTGCGTTGACGAGAGTCTCGCAACATGGCGTTGTTGATAGATGTGTGAATGAAATCAGCCCCCGTCCCGGAGATGACGTCTCCGTGGCGGGGGCTTGGTTTGCTACGTTCTAGGACGTTCCCGCAAAGAAAAGCAGATGCGATGAGTGGATGAATACTTTAAAAGACCCCGGAAACATTCGTGTTTCCGGGGTCTTGCATTCTGTATGGCGGAGAGGGTGTCCGCTAAACATGGTTTATAGTTGTCTGTTTTAGCTTGATTTTGATGTTTTGTATTTTGGTAGTTGCCCCCAAGGTTGCCCCATAAGGGTGGTGACTTCTGTAGCCTTCGTGCTTGTGGCTATGTCGGTCTCCTTGCTGGTGGTTGATGACGCGTTGCAACCTCATCGCTATCCCAACGGAGTAAAGCATGGCCACTTCCTTTTGAAGGGCCAACTGTCAGGTAATAACAAGATTAAATCACCAGACGCAGCCGTGGTGTGCATCCATATCGGCTCTTGCCTTCGCCCTTGCTATTGGGGTAATCCACTCATTGATGTTCAATCGTTCTTCCTAGAAGTGTGAGCCTATTGCTTTGCGGCGTCGCGGCTCCTCCTCTGGGGTTCGCCTTCGGTCTTGGTAGGCCGGGCGAAGCGCATCAGGTCGCAGGAAGGGTGAGTATGGGCCGGACGCAACGATATGTGGAGATTCCTCCCGATGCTGGAAGGGGCAGCGTTGCCGCTGCCATGAAGCCTTCCGGTGTCGCTGTCGTTAGCTCGTTGCCTCTCGGTCTGTGTTGTTGTCGGTAGAACGAATCGCCCCCGTGCTGTGTGTCAGCTCGGGGGCGTTTTTTTGCGGGAGATGGCAATGAGTTGTTCTTGTAGAGGGCAGGGGCTCTTAGCTTGGCTTTACATGGGAATCGCGGGGGTCTTCATTTTGATGGTGCCGTGCAATGTACGGGCTGGAAGCTCTCCGCAGCCCTATGTGCTGTGCCGCGCGCATAAAGTCCCTCTTAAAGGTATGCCCGACTTCTATGGCGTAAAAATTCTCGTGACCACCAAGGCTCGCGATATGTCGACCATGTCCATGGAGCAGTTGGCTGCAACGGCCTACTCGGCAATGGAATATTTCAATGCGGGTGAATACGCCGATGCCTTGTTGGTCAATGTGCTGCTCACTCCTAGCTGTGCAGATACGGGCCTGTCGATCGCCCGTGCTCAAGTGGGCGAAGGTCGACGAATAGTCTCTGCGGCCCGAAAGTCATGCGGCCCTAGCGCCGCCATGCTTTGTGTCGCGGATGCTGTTGCCAGGGCTAAGCGTGGTTCCGCGCGGATGACTTCAGATGCCGATTACGCCAAGGCTGCCACGGTCTGCAAGGTGTCTGCTCGTGCTGCGAAGGATGTTCATCTCGCTTTGGCAGAATATGCACTGCATGAGGACTACTATGAAGTCACGGAGAACATTTTGCCTAAAAGTCCGAGTAAATAGAAGTTGATGCTGGAGGCGTGAGGCTATGAAGAGAAGAACGGCTGAACTGATAAGGATACTGCAAGGTAGAAAAATGCTTACCCATATGAATATAATGATAGGCAATGCTCGTCACTGTTTAGTTAACTGGATTAGCCAGAATAGCTCTCTGTGCGCTCTTCGGGATTTAAATTTTGAAGTTAGCTTTCCTTACTGTGTACAGTATGCGCAGGCTCTGTATATATTGAGGTATTATCCAGCATATTTTGCTGAGAACTATATGCTTTACACAACATTGAGTGAGATGGGGTGCCGTCGGCCTGATATCGCGTCGATTGGCTGCGGAAGCATGGTTGATGGCGCAGCTGCAAGCTATGTTTTTGATTCATTTACGTATCATGGGTATGATTTGAATGACTGGAGCTTTAAGGGATTAACTCCTAATGGTGGTTCTGTCATCTTCCACAATGGAGATGTGTTTAGCGAGACGTCATGGGATGTTGAGCGTGATGTCTTTTGTTTTTCAAGGTCGCTGCGTGATATTGGAGATAATATTGATGGATTGAGGTGTGCCGTTGAGTCAACTGATTTTAAATATGATAATATTTATATATGTGCGACTTACAATAGCGCACCGGATGAGATAAGAAGGTCTCACAGGGGCATGTTAAGGCGTTTTGCTTCATTTTTTGAAGACTACGATATTATAAATGAGGACTATTGGGATTCAGGTAGATTGTCTAAAAGAGGAAGAGCGATAAGGAGTCATCTTGATTGGTGGGTTCACAGCGAGTCTAGCTTTTGTTCTTCACTTCTTTCTAGGTGTAGAGATATGTTGTCGGATGGGTGCGCTACTTCTGATTGCGAAACGAACTTACAGAAAAAACCTATTTTAAATGTCACAGAGCTTGGATTTGAGGTGTTACATCTTTTACGCAGATGAGGACGTTCATGACCTTCAAGAATGACGTCGATGGGTGTTCATATCCTGGCATATTGTCTGCGAGTAGGTCTACGGATATACCAGCATTCTATGCAGAATGGTTCTCGAGAAGGCTACGAGATGGGTATGTTGTTTGGAAAAGTCCTTTTAACCAAAAGTGTTACTCTGTTTGTTTTGAAAAAGCAGGTGGCATTGTCTTTTGGACCAAGAACCCTAAGCCTCTAATGCCTTTTTTGGACGAGGTTTCAGAGCTTGGCTATGACTATTACTTTCAGTTTACGGTCAATGACTATGAGAGTGAAGGTTTTGAGCCGAATGTACCTCCCCTTGATGAGCGGATAGAGACGTTTCGCAGCTTGTCGCAAAAACTGGGCAAGGAGCGAGTCATCTGGCGCTTCGATCCCATTTGCTTGACCCGTGAGCTTGACGTCGAAGGTATCATGGCTCGGCTACGTTCTATCGGGGAGTGCTTGAAGGGGTATACTGAACAGCTTGTCATCAGTTTTGTGGACGTCCATGCGTACACGAAGGTGCAACGTAACATCAAAACAGCAGACGGCTTTTGCCTTCGAGAGCCTAGCATGGAAGAGCAGGATGAATTGGCAAGGCGCATTTCGTCCTACGCAAAAGAGATTGGCGTATCGCCTTCAGCGTGCGGCGAACGTAGGTCTTTTGCACATTTTGGCATTCTTCCTAACAAGTGCATAGATGGCGAGTTGTTCAAGAGAATATGCCGGAAAGGCAACATAAAACTTCAAAAGCATCTGGGAACGTACATCGATCAATACTCGCTCCTGTCTCCGCAAAAGAAAGACGTTACCCTGTGCAAGGACAAGGGGCAGCGTAAAGAATGTGGATGCGTCGAGAGCAAAGATATAGGAATGTACAATACGTGCAACCATATGTGCGTGTACTGCTATGCGAATACATCGCAGCGTGTGGTCGAAAAGAACCGGGTACTGCATGATGTCAATGGAGAATCGCTCATCCCTACGTCGAGAACGGTGGAGGAGTAGCTTCGTGCCATGATATTTCGGCGTGATGGAAGTTGTTTTGATGAGCCTTGAGATTCTGCTCCTCATTGGCATTGTGGCCGGGGCCATCGGCTATCGTGTGGCCAACGGCAAGGGCCGGGATGGGCTTGTCTGGGGCATGCTGTGCTTCTTCATCCCCATTCTGGTGCTGCTGCTTCTGATTCTCGGCCCCGGCAGCGGTGTACCTCCGGGCTACCGCCGTTGTCCGCATTGCGCCGAACCCATCCACAAGGCCGCCAACGTGTGCCGCCACTGCCGAGGCGAGGTCACACCGGTGCAGCAGAGCACAGGCCATGCAACGCGCCCCTGCCCGCACTGCGGCGCAGACATGGACAACGACGCGCGCGTTTGTACATCGTGTGGCAAGAGCGTGTCGTTCTAGCTGGTATCGCACCTGTCAGACCAGACACACAAAAGCCCCCGCATCGGGGGCTTTTGCATTACTCGGCATCTGCGTGGGCGGCTCGTTGTTCGCGTCGCCAGTCCCACGGGGGTTGCGGCATCCCTGCGGCCCATAGGCCGCGTTGCGCGAGAGCTGCACGTATGGTCACCACTACCCACTCCACGCAAGGGAAGATGGCTTGGCAGTACTGCGGGTACACCCACGCCTGACCCGCGTCGAGCATGGCTGCGTTGACATCGACGTCTCCGTGCTGCACCCGCCCCACCACGCGACCGTATCGGTCGGTGTCCATCGTCCGCACGTCGATCGTCCCCCCATCCGCGAGCATCTCGCGCAGGTAGTCGCGGGCCTCTGGCCCGCCGGGCTGTGCAAGCTCCGGGGCGTCCACACCATAGAGCCGTACCTTGACGACGTCACCGCTCGTGCGGCGGACGGTGAGCGTGTCACCATCGTGCACACGAAGTACGACGCCGGGCCACGCATAGACCAGCGAGGGACAGGTGAGCAGGGCGCAGAGGAGGGCGGCGCGAATGAGCATACGCTTCCTATACAGCAGCATGTGGGGCGTGACCATATCCGTGGCAGCGAAGGTCAGACGTTCATCAGGTTGAGCATGCTTTGCTGCGGTGGGAGATCTTATGAGGTGTCGGAAGCGCTCATGAACTGGAGGGTGCTTTTTCCTCGTAGTTGCAATTAGCTGTTTTTCATCCATTTTTTTATGAGCGTAAATTTTTTTAAGAAAAAATACAGTCAATAAAAACAGGTTGTTAAAAAAACGAAGTGTCGATTTTGAATGGCTTTTCGCAGAATCTATGGACCGTGTGCAAGGGTTGTGGGGGGGGCGCACGACTGTTAAATGCTATTTGTCTCGGCATCATGTAGCGCAGTCCCCCAAAAGGAGGGTGCATGACTAAAGCAGACATTCTCGTGTTTGTGAACGTCGCGCACGCAGTCATCGTCTGGGCTTTGAGTAGAGCCTAGCAAAAAAGCCGACGGCCTCCCCGCGAAAGCGAGAAGGCCGCCAAGTCTGAAGCGGGTCGATGCCGTACAGTAGCTACAGACCCGGAAAGGACACAGAGCTGGTACCTCTGTGTCCTTTCCCTTTATGGCACTGCACCTATTGAGGCAACAGATTTTCGGCATTATTTGCCGTTTTTTCGAGGCAAAACCCTACACCGGATAGCTCACTTCCACGACCTCCAGCGCTTCGAAGGTGGATGAGGATTCAACCATCGCTTTAAGTTCTGCCCGGCGCATAGCCAGCTTCTGCCGGGCATACTCAAGCCCGGTGAGATCGGTAGCAGCGAGCAACGCCGCTTCCACGGCCACCGTGGTGGGGGTGGGGTCGGAGAGGGCGATTACTCCAGCAAGGGCCGCATCGTGTCCGGCCCGGATGGCAGCCAGCTTCGTGGCCTTGGCCTGTTCCAGCGTCAGGGGCGGGGGCGGCGCATCGGCAGCGGCACGGGCCGACTCCCACGCGGCGAGGGCTGGCACAACCAGCACGTCATACTCGGTCTGTGTCACCGGGGTGTTCGGCGTGCCGTCGTTATGTTCCACCCACCCGGTGCGCCCATCCCACTGGATGGCATGCACGTGCCCCGGCAGGGTGAGGCTCACGTTGAGGCCCCGCCCGTCCACGATGACGAGGCTGTCGGCGGGAACGATGGTCACTCTAGGCATGGGGCACCTCCTGGAGGGCGATGGTGCGAGAATGTGCGGTCGCGCCCGCTGCGTTGTCTGCGCCGAGGGCGGCAAGGGTGATGGCCTGCGACGCCTCTGCCGCACGCACCATCTCGTTGCGCAGCGATTCGGTAGCCGCCGCGCCCTGCCGCACCTGCTGTGCGTTCTCGATGAGCAGCACGGGCAGCCACGCCAGCGAGCATCCCCACTCGTCGATGTCCGCCCCGGTCTGCGGGTGCGTGCCGCGCAACTGCGTGAACAGGGCGCAGTCCAGTTGTCTGCATTCGACAAATCCCGCGAGCGGGCACAGGTTCTTGCGTTGCATCTGCATGGCTAATCCTTTCTGGCGATGATGACGTCGACGTAGGCGAGGCGCAGGTCGAGGCCGTGTGAGTGTGAACCGTTGCCGCCAACGTAGTCCGTATACCGCGTGGCGTTACGTACGAACTTGGAACTAGAGGCAGGAGGCACGTCAGAGCTACCGCTCCAGTAGAAACCAACGCCAACGGCCTCGGCTGTTCCCCCGAAGTTAGAGTACCCCGCCAGAATACCCAACCTGTGACTTGGCATCTGCGAGGTTACCAGCGTCGTCGAGTCGACCATCGTACGGCTAAAAATAGAAGAGAATCCCGTGACGCCGCCGCTCCCCACCGCCCCGGACACCACCCGCAACGCCCTGTCATTTAACGTCACGTCCTTCGTCCACCCTGTAGGGGCCGTCGACTGCTGAAAGAGCATCCGCGTCCCGGAAGGGAAAGATGCCCCACCGCCAGCCTGTTTCCATGTGACAGGGCTGGCGCTGATCAACATCCAAAGGGTGTTGTCGTCGAGTTGCCGGGCCAATTTCCCTATGCCACTGGCATCGACGCCAATGCCCGCTTCGCGCGCAGATTGATTTGCGTACTCCCATGCGTACGGCACGTGCATGTTGTCTGCGCCAGTTAAAGCACCGTGTAGTGTAGACATCAAAATACTCCCATGAGTTGCGTGGGTTCTCCGCCCACAGTCACATATACGGGAACCTCAAGCCCTCCATCCATTGCTGTGATGGGGCGGATGGATCCAGAAGGTGTGTTGAGAGCAAAGTCCACATCGACAGTCTGTCCGTCGGCGGGGTGGCCTGTAGCTGTCACTGCGATACGGTAGGCAAAGCCGACCTCAAGGTTGCGCACGATGAATGACGGATCCGCTGTCGTTCCAGCGAGCCACCAAGCATTGCCTCCACTGCCAAGCTTGCGCACGAAGATGGACCAACGCATGGCATCACCACGCCACGCGAGTGACACAAGGCGTTTGGCCACAAGGTCCTCTGTGACCTGCATGAGGGTTGCCACCAGAGCTGTGACGCTCGGCAGCGTGGCGCTGGATGGGATGCTCGGCGGCTGGCCTTCGTCGGCGTATACGGCCTCGTCGTACTCCAGTGCCTCGATCTGCACCCGCATGTCTTGCGTGCGTGCGATGGAGAGCACGCGATACCATCGGGCGTTGCGTCCAAGCTCTCCCACTGTCACCGTGGCTGTTTCGGACGGGGCGAATTGAAGGGGGGCAGCAAGGTGCAAGGTGCTCGTGGAGGTGTGTTGCGAGACAGGAGCGAGGGTAACCGACTCGTGGAGCTCGTTGCCTGTGTCCGCGCATTGCCGGTCTACATGCCGAACAAGTACTTGATAGGTAGTTCCGGGTTCGAGGGTCACAGGCCTGTTGAGGGTGATTTCCGTGGGTGTGGCCGTGAGTACGCGTGCGGACTGTGTACGGTGCAGTAGATCATGTGCGATCTGGATGATGCGCCCGGGAGCGACGTGCGAGCCTAAGGCGTCGACATTGCATCGCAGGCTGATTGTGCGGGCCAGATACCGGTTGCATCTATCCATGTAGCGAGCCCAGCGGTATGCCTGTGCTTCCGTCGTGCAGGGATAGAGGGTTTCCTGCCGGATTCTCGGGGTACGGCCTGCAATGATCCCGTATTTTTCACCGGGGACGAAAAGCGTTTCCGGCCCGCGTTCGGGGTGGAACCATGTCACTTCCCAAGCATCGGCCCGGTCTGTCAGGGCTGCATACCCTACACCGCATGTGCCGTTGAGGATGTTGGCTGGCGTGACCAACAGTCCTTGATCGGGGAATTGTTCAGGTCTGTCGCTGATACACCCAATGCTGGTGCCACGAGGGAGGATGCGGAACCTTCCGAATCGACCGAGATAGGACGCCGCTGTTTCAAAGTTCATATCGGTGTCAAAGTACATCGCGCCTGTGATGCCTTTCTCGTCACACCACGCGGCTGCATCCGCAAAGTCTTGGAGCGCGACTTGCGACACTGGCCAAGCGACCCCGTAGCGGCGGTTTAGCAACAGGTCGAGTGCCATCCATGCGGGGTTGCTAGCAGGCCGGGAGACAGTTCCACCGTTACCGTCCGGCAGGGGCAGGGTAGAGCGCTCTGCTGTGCAAGTGACGGTGAAGGCGCTGCCGTTCAGCTGGTCGGTAGCCAGTGCCCGAACCGCGAAAAGAGCCATGTTGGGAAGCCGGAAATCATCAGGCACGATCTCGTGGCAGTATTCCCACCATGTATCGCTCATATGCCTCGTGTCGCTGGCGGGTGGAGTGTTGAAGCGGACTCGTACCTCGTAGTGGCCAGTTGGAACGGCATAACGCCAATAGCGACGGACTGCAGCGCGCTGGGATGCGGTGATGGTCTGCGTATCCAAGTGGGTCCAAGCCGTGGCTCCAATGACCCGGCATTCTATGTCGATGGTCACAGAGAGAGAATCAAGCCCGCCCTTGTCGTTGGCGTACCACAGCCCCTGCAAGCAGGATATGCCGATACCGATGCTCTGTGTGTTGTTCCCTGAGAGAGTGACAGTGTGCCAATTGGTGCTGATCTTCACTCCGACAGCCTGTTCACTCACAGCATCATTGAACGCAGGGATGACGCTCTGATCGGGCGTTCCCTGTCGGGTTTCGACGACGACTTCGGTGTAGTTGCCGATGGGGTTGCCATTGATTTTCACGTCGGAGATAGCATCAACAGGCCCCTCTCCTATGATGAAGAGCATGTTCAAGTACTGCTTATCACCGTCCGTGCTGATGAATTGCCCCGCCTTGAATGGGGCAAAGTTCTCCTTTCTACCGTACAGGATGGGGACAGGGCGTCCATTTTCGATGGGGTTGGTCGGTGCCCACCCATAGTTGGGTGACTCCTGCAGGGGGTCAGCTCCGATAGCGCGTCCGGATCCCACCCGGCCCGGAGGAAGTACGGCATTGATCGCGACGGCTCCCCCGACAGCCACGAGACCTCCTGCTATGGCGCCAGCCGTTCCCATCGCACCGGCCATGCCGATGGCCGCTTCGGCGGAGATGAGACCTGCGCTCATCATGCCCGACATGGCCCCTGATACGAGCCAGCCTCCTATGGCCGGGGCTGTGACCAGCAATGCAACCATGGCCACCGTCGCCAGTGGGTTTTTCCCTCCGCCTCCTCCCAAGGGGATGACGGTAGCAAGCACCGCATCACCGGGTTGCAGATCGTATATCTCCGCTTCGAAGAGCGTCAGCTTGCGGCCATTGATGGCAAACTGGATGTCGAAGGCCTCTGGGAGCTCGAATTCAGACGGGATGACTTCGGCAATGCGTAGTCCGGGGCGCCAAGCATGGTAGGCGCTATGCACATCAAGCGGATCGAGCCAGTTGAACGCTGTGGTTACAAGAACGCTAGCCGACTGCATCATAGCTCCAATACCCTGCCACGCGAGACGCATACGGTGCTTCGGTCACGGTTGAGGTGTGGACGCCAGCTTCATTGAGAATGTGAACGAAGCGCCCTCTGCCGATGTACGTCGCAAAATGGTTAACAGCGCGGACGGCTCGTGCATCATGGCGTAGCGCGACAATGCACGGGATGACCGGGCTACCAAGGTGGACCCATATTCTCCGTTCGCGTTGGGCCCTGAATTCACGCGCGATGGCAAGTAGCTGCTCAGGGTCATGATGGAAGTCCGGCAGCTCGACCCCGAATAAGCGGTGGGTTGCCATTACGAGTCCCCAACAGTCGAAGCGAGGCGTCCCTGTTGCGGGATCCAGTTCTCCACGCCCTCCCTTCGCGTAACGTGCAGTGTAGAGTTCGGTCAGGCTAAAGCACATAGTGTGCTCCTTTGCCGCAGAAGGGCACTCCGCCGAATAATTCGTTCCGGCCCGGATCGAGTGAGGCGGCGATTTCCCGGCATCGCGTCAGGGTGTGGTCGCATGTCCGCACGTGTGGGCAATCCTCCACTTGTCGCCACGTGCAGTAGTCGCGCAGGATCCGGCGTCCTATCACTGCTCCCCACACGTCGGGCCCTCCCACCTCGATGGAAATCCAATCCATAGGCGGGGCGCATGATATCGATGCGTCCTGGAAGACGTACTCTGCGGTCGGGGCTGCTTCTGCTAAGAGATTCGTATTGACGATGATGAGACGGCATCCCACCGGTTCTCGACCATTGGCTTTGCGCCAGTCTTCAAGTTGTTCCATCCAGCGGAGAGCGATGCCGTTTGCGTTGGAGACCCGTAGCTGCAGGGTTGCACGGCGGGCTCCTTCCCCCTCACGGTATTGTCCCAAGTCGAAGTTGAAGGCCTGCCAGATGTGTGAGCCGGGGCCTGATATGATTCCCCGCACTTCCCCTTCGAACAGCTCTCCCGCGATAAGCCGGTAGGTGGCCGCTGGTTGGGCGTCAATCTGCACCGCGTCGGGCTTGGTGAAGCTGGCCACGGTCTCCCACGTTGTGCCAGCTTGTCGTTGTAGTTCGATGGTGCCAGCGTCGATACCCGCATCGAGTGATACGGTCACCGCGCCGTACTCCCTCAATGTGTAGGCGATCGTGTCGGCAGGGGCGGAGAGGGTGCCTGTGGTGGCATCGATGTTCGGCCACGCCCACGAACGTGGATCACGTGCCAGCCGGATCGTTGTTCCATCCGGCAAAGCCAGTTCCGCCAGAACGATGTACGGATGCTCGCTGTGCGTGCGGTTCCGTTCGATGATTTCAGAGAGGCTGGGCATGGTCTAAGCCTCTCTGACGATTTGTAGCTGTAGGTCTACGGCATACGTGCCGGGCTGTGAGCCCGACTGAGACCAGCGGGGAGAGTTCGGCTTGAGGCGTACGACATACGCCTTGGCTGTCGTGGGGTGCAGCCACAGAAAGCGCACAGCACGGTGCGACGCGCAGAAGGAGCGCAGGCTCTCGAATTGTGCAATACGGAGGCGAGGCCATTTAAGCGTCATCACCCCTTCACGAGGCGTACTGAATACGGGGCGCGCAGCGTCATCGCCGGATTCGAACTCTGATTCAATGTACGGGTCGTTTACACATCGATCGATGCTTGTCGGGGCCGCGATGGTCGGAAAGGTATCCATGGCTACCCCCCTGTGGCCACCGCATCGCGGAAGCCCATATAGTTGTTCCGGAGACTGTCGATCACGATGGTCATTACTTCGCGTCTTCGAGTGTCGTTGAAGTCGATGTGGGTGGACGTAATCTGCATGGGCGTGCCGCTTTCGTTGACAATGCGCACCTCCATGTCACGGGGACCAGAGGCCTCCACAGGAGCTAGGCGCTTCATCTGTTCAGGGGTGAAGACCCCTTCGCCTCGTTTGAGGATTGCGGGGATCTCGTCGCTGGCGATACCACCACCATGATAACGCGGAGCATGGGTGTAGAGTCCAGAAGGCACGGCACGGGCAAAGGTGGCTTCCGCTCCGGCAATACCCCCGGTGTGGTTGCCGAATCCGAGGATCTTGCCGAAGTCAAAGCCGCCGAATGCGGATGCCAGAGGGCCGGTGATGCTCTGGCGGATCTGGGCTCGTGCCAGATCTGCGATTACCGAGTCGACGAAGCTGGAGAAGTCCATCTTGCCCTTGGTGACGAAGTTGACCAGGGCGTCCTCCATGGATCTGAATGCTCCGGAGACCGCAGCCTCCATGCTCTTGGCCACATTCTTGGCCTCATCCGCATAGTCTCGAAGGCCGCGCTTGATGCCGTCGGATCCAGCGCGTGATAGGCGTAAACGCTGCTCTTCGTACCACGCATCAAGCAGCTCTTTGTCCTGAACATGCTTGGAGTATGTCGCGAATTCCTGTTGCAGGACTCGTTGCTGCAGATCCGTGCGCCCTTTGAGTGTAGAGGCCGCTTTGCCGAGGAATTGAACATTGATTTCTTCAATGCGCTGTTGGCTTTTGAGCTCAAGCAATTCTCTGGCCTTCGCTTCTTCCTCCATGCGCTGCTGCGGGCTGGCCGCTCGCCACTCGTCGCTCTGCTTCCATTTCTCGATTGAGGAGAGCCCCCTTAGCCGCTCCATTTCAACGGCATCCAGTCTGTTTCCGCCAATCGATTGCCGGTACACGGAGAGCTCTGCGGAGCGTTCGCGCGCTTGCTCCCCCCATCGTGTGATGGCTCCGTGGTATTGCTGCGGCGTCATGCCCAGCGAGAACGCCTTTTCAGCCTCTTGGCGCCATACCCGCATCTCCGGCGTCACGCTGCCAATGGTGCGTTGTAGTTTGGCGAAGCGCTGCTCAAATTGCTCTTGGGCTAAAGCAACGTCATCGCCGGATAGGCGGAGTACCTCTTCGTGCACCTCGCGCATGGCGTCTGACACTTTGTTTTGCTCCGAAGCATTGCTCCGCGTGATGCTTTTCAGCTTTTCGTTTCGCTCGGCTTCGACAGCCGCGATCTGCTGATTGTAAAGCGTGGCGTTGGCCAGATCTGCATCGCGTGCAGCGGAGAGTTTGCGGATGGCCTCTTCTGCTTCGTTATTGATCTTCTTTATCTTTTCAGCTTCAGACTCTTTCATGAACGCAGAATAGGCAGACCGGGCCGCACCAGTGATGCGCTCTATGCGGACACTATCTGACGTCTGGTCGGCGAAGGCGCCATCGCGTTGGCGCTGGCCAGCGTTTTTGCGCCACAGGTATTCATCTATCTGCGCTTGTGAGTAGCCATACTGCCCTTCGCCGATCAGCTCTTTGCCCTTGATGCCCAAGGCCTGCATTTCAGCGATGATGGAGCGGCGCTGGGCATTCGCTTCCATCGCGTCAGTAGCGTTCTTTAGGGCGCTTGATACGGCTTCGATGCCGCGCACTACGGCATCGGTATCCATGACACTGGCCTTGAAGCGTTCCCATTCCGTGGATAGGCGGTTGACTGCGGCCACGCTTTCAGACGCTGCGCCGGCGTATTCCGAGCGCAGGA
This window encodes:
- a CDS encoding tail protein, yielding MPSLSEIIERNRTHSEHPYIVLAELALPDGTTIRLARDPRSWAWPNIDATTGTLSAPADTIAYTLREYGAVTVSLDAGIDAGTIELQRQAGTTWETVASFTKPDAVQIDAQPAATYRLIAGELFEGEVRGIISGPGSHIWQAFNFDLGQYREGEGARRATLQLRVSNANGIALRWMEQLEDWRKANGREPVGCRLIIVNTNLLAEAAPTAEYVFQDASISCAPPMDWISIEVGGPDVWGAVIGRRILRDYCTWRQVEDCPHVRTCDHTLTRCREIAASLDPGRNELFGGVPFCGKGAHYVL
- a CDS encoding zinc ribbon domain-containing protein yields the protein MSLEILLLIGIVAGAIGYRVANGKGRDGLVWGMLCFFIPILVLLLLILGPGSGVPPGYRRCPHCAEPIHKAANVCRHCRGEVTPVQQSTGHATRPCPHCGADMDNDARVCTSCGKSVSF
- a CDS encoding host specificity factor TipJ family phage tail protein codes for the protein MQSASVLVTTAFNWLDPLDVHSAYHAWRPGLRIAEVIPSEFELPEAFDIQFAINGRKLTLFEAEIYDLQPGDAVLATVIPLGGGGGKNPLATVAMVALLVTAPAIGGWLVSGAMSGMMSAGLISAEAAIGMAGAMGTAGAIAGGLVAVGGAVAINAVLPPGRVGSGRAIGADPLQESPNYGWAPTNPIENGRPVPILYGRKENFAPFKAGQFISTDGDKQYLNMLFIIGEGPVDAISDVKINGNPIGNYTEVVVETRQGTPDQSVIPAFNDAVSEQAVGVKISTNWHTVTLSGNNTQSIGIGISCLQGLWYANDKGGLDSLSVTIDIECRVIGATAWTHLDTQTITASQRAAVRRYWRYAVPTGHYEVRVRFNTPPASDTRHMSDTWWEYCHEIVPDDFRLPNMALFAVRALATDQLNGSAFTVTCTAERSTLPLPDGNGGTVSRPASNPAWMALDLLLNRRYGVAWPVSQVALQDFADAAAWCDEKGITGAMYFDTDMNFETAASYLGRFGRFRILPRGTSIGCISDRPEQFPDQGLLVTPANILNGTCGVGYAALTDRADAWEVTWFHPERGPETLFVPGEKYGIIAGRTPRIRQETLYPCTTEAQAYRWARYMDRCNRYLARTISLRCNVDALGSHVAPGRIIQIAHDLLHRTQSARVLTATPTEITLNRPVTLEPGTTYQVLVRHVDRQCADTGNELHESVTLAPVSQHTSTSTLHLAAPLQFAPSETATVTVGELGRNARWYRVLSIARTQDMRVQIEALEYDEAVYADEGQPPSIPSSATLPSVTALVATLMQVTEDLVAKRLVSLAWRGDAMRWSIFVRKLGSGGNAWWLAGTTADPSFIVRNLEVGFAYRIAVTATGHPADGQTVDVDFALNTPSGSIRPITAMDGGLEVPVYVTVGGEPTQLMGVF
- the phoU gene encoding phosphate signaling complex protein PhoU produces the protein MQLAHNLLSERLDTLRSRLLIMLDGAEKAVSNCVWAYLRRDERLAWDVAAHDFAINDLEVEIDELSLQLLAREAPLAQDLRTIIATMRISNDVERIADEAANVAERALPLVSLPVLPFGDLFTPFAESVLAQVRFACAAVRDMDPDAAQRLRDMDEEVDFGLYELSTAVVAFMKENPEAMERALSFLIMARRLERIADLATNIGESVYFAVRGINAKHASVECVE
- a CDS encoding DUF1848 domain-containing protein — protein: MTFKNDVDGCSYPGILSASRSTDIPAFYAEWFSRRLRDGYVVWKSPFNQKCYSVCFEKAGGIVFWTKNPKPLMPFLDEVSELGYDYYFQFTVNDYESEGFEPNVPPLDERIETFRSLSQKLGKERVIWRFDPICLTRELDVEGIMARLRSIGECLKGYTEQLVISFVDVHAYTKVQRNIKTADGFCLREPSMEEQDELARRISSYAKEIGVSPSACGERRSFAHFGILPNKCIDGELFKRICRKGNIKLQKHLGTYIDQYSLLSPQKKDVTLCKDKGQRKECGCVESKDIGMYNTCNHMCVYCYANTSQRVVEKNRVLHDVNGESLIPTSRTVEE
- a CDS encoding tail assembly protein — translated: MPRVTIVPADSLVIVDGRGLNVSLTLPGHVHAIQWDGRTGWVEHNDGTPNTPVTQTEYDVLVVPALAAWESARAAADAPPPPLTLEQAKATKLAAIRAGHDAALAGVIALSDPTPTTVAVEAALLAATDLTGLEYARQKLAMRRAELKAMVESSSTFEALEVVEVSYPV
- a CDS encoding thermonuclease family protein; its protein translation is MLIRAALLCALLTCPSLVYAWPGVVLRVHDGDTLTVRRTSGDVVKVRLYGVDAPELAQPGGPEARDYLREMLADGGTIDVRTMDTDRYGRVVGRVQHGDVDVNAAMLDAGQAWVYPQYCQAIFPCVEWVVVTIRAALAQRGLWAAGMPQPPWDWRREQRAAHADAE